CCGCCGTCACCGGCGACGACACCCTTGAGGTCATGTCCGGTGCGCACCTCCGAGACGAACCGGGCGTCGGGCTCGGCGGGGTTGCGGTCGTAGAGTCCGTCGACGTCGGAGAGCAGGACCAGGGCATCGGCACTGATGAGGTGGGAGACGATCGCGGAGAGGCGGTCGTTGTCGCCGAAGTGGAACTCGGAGGTGGCCACCGTGTCGTTTTCGTTGACGATGGGCACCACCCGCAGTTGTCGCAGACGGTCGATGGTGCGCTGGGCGTTGCGCGCCCGGTCACGCCGCCCCGCGTCCGAGGCGGTCAGCAGCACCTGGCCGATGGTGCGGTGGTAGCGGGCGAAGGACCTGCCCCACTGGTGGGCGAGGTGGACCTGGCCGACGGCGGCGGCGGCCTGCTTCGTCGCCAGATCCGTGGGCCGCTGCACCAGGCCGAGTGGGCCCATGCCGGCGGCGACCGCACCGGAGGAGACGACGATGATGTCCGAGTTGTACATGCGCGCCTGGAGGGCGTCGACGATGTGGTTGATCTTGTTGGGGTCGACCGTGAAGTCGTCGTTGGTCAACGACGAGGAGCCGATCTTGACCACGACCTTCTTCGCGTGCGCGATCCGCTCGCGCATCTCCGATTCATGACCGAAGGCCGGATTTCCCTCCGACTCGACGACCGGTGCAGGAAAATCCACTCCGACGGCGGCATCGTCATGGTTCTCGTACGGGGACAGGGGCAGTCCATGGGGGCGTGTCGTCATGTCTGCCCAGTCTACAGACACACCCCCGAACAGGGTCAGCCCTCCCAGCGCTCGCGGGCGGCGACCTCTCCCTCTCCGTAGTCGAGCTCGTCGATGAGTCCACGACGTGCCTGCGAGGCACGCTTGCGCTCCTCTGCGGACACGCGTTCGGTGGACTGCAGGCGAGCGTCCTGGCCACGGCCCGCGACAGTCGGGTCGATGCCGGAACCGGTCAACGGCTGCCAGTCGAAGGTCACGTCACCGATGGTCACGTGTGCCCCTTCGCGGGCGCCGGCCCTGAGCAGGGCACCCTCGACCCCGATCGCAGCGAGTCGGTCGGCGAGGTAGCCGACGGCTTCGTCGTTCTCGAAGTCGGTCTGGGTGATCCAGCGTTCCATCTTCTCGCCGGTGACGATGAAGCCGCCCTCGATCTCGGGGTCCACCTTGACCTGGAACTCGGGTGCACGGCGGCGTCGTGCATCGACGGCCTGCGGACGGATGATCGTGTGCTCGGTGTCCGGTGCCACCTTCGGGCGGCGGCGACGGTCCTTCTTGACGATCTCCAGGAGCTTGTACTTCAGCGGGTCCAGGCCCTTGTGGGTGACCGCTGAGATGATGAAGACCGGCCAGCCGAACTTCTCCTCCAGGTCCTCCTTGAGGAACTCCGCCAGTTCCTCCGCCTCCCGGACGTCGGCCTTGTTGAGCACGATGATGCGCGGACGATCCCGCAGATTGCCCAACCCGACGTCACTGGCGAGCTCGGACTGGTAAGCGGCGAGCTCCGCCTCCAGGGCCTCGATGTCGCTCATCGGGTCGCGGCCGGGGTCCATGGTGGCGGTGTCCACCACGTGCACGAGCACAGAGGTGCGCTCGATGTGGCGCAGGAAGTCCAGGCCCAGGCCCTTGCCCTCCGAGGCGCCGGGGATCAGCCCGGGCACATCAGCCATGGTGAAGGACTCGTGTCCGACGTTGACCACGCCCAGGTTCGGCGCGAGGGTGGTGAAGGGGTAGTCGGCGATCTTCGGCTTCGCGGCCGAGAGCACCGAGATCAGCGAGGACTTGCCCGCCGAGGGGAAACCCACCAGGCCGACGTCGGCCATGGTCTTCAGTTCCAGGATGATGTCGTGCTGCTCGCCGGGCTCACCGTTGAGGGCGAAGCCGGGGGCCTTGCGCCTGTTCGAAGCCAGTGCCGCGTTGCCCAGACCACCGAAACCGCCCTTGGCGGCGATGAAGCGGGTGCCGGGCACGGTGAGGTCGGCGAGGAACTGGCCCTTCTCCGACATCACGACCGTGCCCACCGGCACCTCGAGGACGAGGTCCTCGCCGCGGGCACCGTTGCGGTGCGAACCCGAGCCGTTGGTGCCTCGCTGTGCCTTGATGTGGGGACGGAAGTGGAAGTCCATCAGGGTGTGCACCTGCGGGGACACCTCGAGGACGATGTCACCGCCGTGCCCGCCGTTGCCTCCGTCGGGGCCGCCGAGCGGCTTGAACTTCTCACGATGGACGGACACGCAGCCGTGGCCACCGTCGCCTGCTGTGAGGTGCAGTGCCACGCGGTCTACGAAGCGGGACATGGGGACTTCCTTCTGTTGTGATTCAGGTAGCAATCAACTCTACCTGTGGAATACGAATACCCGCCGCTCCCCAAAGGGGTGCGACGGGCTCCATATGCTTCAACGCTGTTACGCGTCGACGGTCTCGTTCTCGACGATGTTGACCATACGACGGTTGCGCCTGATACCGAACTCGACAGCGCCGGACTTCAGGGCGAAGAGAGTGTCGTCGCCACCGCGACCGACGTTCTCGCCCGGGTGGAACTTGGTGCCGCGCTGACGGACCAGGATCTCACCTGCCTTGACCTGCTGGCCACCGAAACGCTTCACGCCGAGGCGCTTGGCCTCGGAGTCGCGGCCGTTGCTGGAGCTGGATGCACCCTTCTTAGTTGCCATTGGTTACCCTCCTTGGCTTACTTGATTCCGGTGACCTTGATGACCGTCAGCGGCTGACGGTGACCCTGGCGCTTCTTGTAGCCGGTCTTGTTCTTGTACTTGAGAATGTGGATCTTCGGGCCCTTGGCGTGCTCGACGATCTCCGCAGCGACACTCACCTTGGCGAGGTCCTCGGACTTGGACGTTACGTTGGCACCGTCGACGAGCAGAACCGGGGTGAGAGCCAGGGACGCACCCGGCTCACCCTCGATCTTCTCGACCTTGACGAGGTCGCCTTCGGCAACCTTGTACTGCTTGCCGCCGGTCTTGACGATCGCGTACATAGGAGGGTTACCCCTTATCTAAACTCGGCTCAGGTACGCGGTCGCGCACCTGAATGGACGTATTTCATTGCGTTTCAGGGTCTGCAGGCACGCTTTGACATGCTAAGATCCAGCGGCGCAATATCCCTAAAACAGCGACTGTCAAAGACTACCGCGTAGGGCGGTCAAAAGACAAACCGCCCTCCACCACGGTTAACGGGTGCTGCTGCGCCTGGTCACGCGTCGTCGGCCACGCGTCGTCCGCTTCTCGACGCCGCCCTCCGGCACGTCCTGCTTCCGCTCCGGACGCTGCTCCCGGACCTCATCCCTGACCTGCGGAGCCTCCTCCGCTGCCGTCGTTGTGCGGCGTACCGCACGTCGTCGTCCGCGGGTGCGGGTCGGCGCACCGGAAGAGACCTCCGAGGGGCTGTTACGGTGCGACTTCTCCTCCGCCACGTCCTCCACCGGCTGCTGCGGCTCGGGCCGGCCGGCCTGCTGGTCCTGCTGGTCCTGCTGGGCCTGCTCGCCACGGGCACTGCGGCTGACACGGCGACGACCGCGGCTGCGGGATGAGGCCTGCTCGGTGCCGGTCGGCGTCTCCTCGCGCTCTTCCTGGACCTTGATCATGGTCTCCTCCGCCTTGGCCACCGGGCCGGTGGCGGCGGAACCGGGGAAATCCTCCGGCTTCGGGCGATGGTCCGAGCGGGAGTGACCGCGGGTGCGACGGCGGCGGCGCGGGGACGACTCGAACTCGGCCATCGCCTGCTGGAAGGTCTTCTCACCCGATCGCGCGGCCAGCACGTAGTCGGCGCCGGAGGGCTCCTCCGGATCAAGCTCATCCGCACGTTCGATGGCGGCGGAGACGATCGCCTCAATGTCGCTGGCCTGCGGCACCTCAGGCGCCTCAGGCACCTCCAGCACCTCCGGCGACTCGGCTGCGCGGCCACGGCTGGTGCCGCGGCGGCCGCGGCGGGAACGGCGGCGGCGGGAATCAGACTCCTGCTCATCCTCATCGGGGGTGATCACCACGGCTGCGGCGAGCTCCTCGATGTCGACGGCCTCATCCTCGCGCTTGATGGCCACGACCACCGGGTGGCGGGTGGGCGCCGGTTCGGGCTTCGCGGGTGAACGACGCGGACGGTCCTCGAACTCGACCGGCTCCTCGACCGGGTCCTCGTGCAGGATCAGGCCACGGCCGTTGCAGTGCTCACATTCGGTGGAGAAGGTCTCCAGCAGACCGGTGCCCAGGCGCTTGCGGGTCATCTGCACGAGGCCGAGGGAGGTGACCTCGGAAACCTGATGGCGGGTGCGGTCCCGGCCGAGCGCCTCCTTGAGGCGGCGCAGCACCAGCTCCTGGTTCTCCGGCAGGACCATGTCGATGAAATCGACGACGATCATGCCGCCCAGGTCGCGCAGACGCATCTGGCGGACGATCTCCTCGGCCGCCTCCAGGTTGTTGCGGGTGACGGTCTCCTCGAGGTTGCCGCCGGAGCCGGTGAACTTGCCGGTGTTGACGTCGACGACGATCATCGCCTCGGTGCGGTCGATCACCAGCGAGCCCCCCGAGGGCAGCCACACCTTGCGGTTGAGTGCCTTCTGCAGCTGCTCGTCCACGCGGTACTGCTCGAAAGCGTCCTGGCCGCCGTTGTCGTTGCGGTTGTAACGCTGAAGACGGTCCAGCAGATCAGGGGCGACGGACTTCACGTAGGCGTGGACGGTGTTCCAGGCACGGTCGCCGTCGACCGTGAGGGAGGTGAAATCCTCGTTGAAGAGGTCACGGATCACCTTGACCAGCATGTCCGGCTCTTCGTACATGGTGATGGGCTTGGAGCCGCGGGCGTTCAACTCCCTGTCCGCGCGGTCCTGGATGTCCTCCCACAGACGGTGCAGGCGGTCCACGTCCGCGGCGATGGCCTCCTCCGGCACGTTCTCGGCGGCGGTACGGATGATTGCGCCACCCTGACCGGGCACCACACGGCCGAGGATCTCCTTGAGACGCTTGCGCTCCGGCCCGGGCAGCTTCCGGGAGATGCCCGCGCTGCGCCCACCCGGCACGTACACCAGGTAGCGGCCGGCCAGCGAGATCTGGGTGGTCAGACGCGCACCCTTGTGCCCCACCGGATCCTTGCTCACCTGCACGAGCACCTGGTCGCCGGACTTCAGGGCCTGCTCGATGCGACGGCCGCGCCCACCCAGGCCCGTGGACTTCCAGTCGACTTCACCGGCGTAGAGCACACCGTTGCGCCCCTTGCCGATGTCGATAAACGCCGCCTCCATGCTCGGCAGCACATTCTGCACGCGCCCGAGGTAGATGTTGCCGATCATCGAGGCCTGCGTCTCGCTGGTCACGAAATGCTCGACCAGCAGGTCATCCTCCAGCACACCGACCTGGGTCACCAGACCGGGGTGATCGTGCCGCTGCCGTTCGCGGACCACCATGGTGCGGGCCACCGACTCCCGGCGTGCCAGGAACTCCGCCTGGGAGACGATGTGCTTCTTGCGGCGCCCCTCCTCACGCATCTCCGTGCGTCGGCGACGCTGCGCCTCCAGCCGCGTCGAGCCCTTGAGGGCGACGGGCTCATCCGGAAGCTCCTCCTCGTGCGCCTGCGTATCGACGTCGTCCTGCTCGTCCTCGTCTGCGACCTCGACCGCGATCTCGACGGCGACCTCGGCTTCGTCCTCGATCGCGTCCTGTTCCTGCTGCTCCTCCGCACCGCGGCCGCGGCCGACGCCGCGGCGGCCACGACGACGGCGTCGGGAAGCGCTCGAGTCCGCGTCCTCCTCAGCCTCATCCGCCACGGGCTCCGTGCCGGGCGCCATGAACAACGGTGCGAACTGTTCGACGATGGGCTGCTCCGTCGGCATCGGCGTGATCTCCGGGGTCACGTCCTCGAGCAGCTCATCCTCCGGCTGCTCGTGCACGAGCACGGCCAGGTCAGCGTCGACCCTCTCCTCGATCTGGGAGATTTCGTTGGCCACGTTCTTGCGCACACGGGTCCGGATCTCATCCTCGTCCCGGGGCTCTTCGCCGGTTTCCGGCTCCGGGGTGGGCGCCTGCCCCGGCTGTGAAACGGGCGGCAGGAGCGCCTCGACGATCTGACGTGCCTCCTGAGGGGTGAGCGTCGACTGCGCGACCTTCTTCAGCCCCAGCCCGGCGGCCGTCTCCGCGAGCTCCTTCGAGGTCCTGCCCAGCGCCTTGGCCAGTACGTGCACGCGCACCTTGTTCTCCAGCAGCAGGGGATCCAGCTCCGGGCGCAGCTCAGCCTCCGGGCGCTGCTCATTCTCCGGCGCGGGTTCCCTGCGGGTGGTCTTGCGTGTGGTCTTGCGTGTCGAGCGGCGCTTCTTCAGCGCGTCCTTCTCGACGTTCCCTGCGTTGGCGTTCTCGGTGGGTTCGGTGGATTCAGCCACGGATTCTCCTGTTGTTGTGGTGGGTCGACTCCCCGGGCGCTGGCGAATGATGATCGCCGCCGCCGCACAGGGGTCGCCGTCAAAGTCCTGTTGATGTCTGCGGTATTGAATTGTGTCACTTCTGGCGTGTCGCCTCTGCAGCCCCGGCCATGCCAGGGGGCGATGAGGACACAACCCGTACACCATTCTGGCACACCACTGCCCGAACGTGCCGAAGTGCCGATGGTCCAGGGCCGTACATGATGAGTTCCGGCGGCAACGACGAAGGCCCCCGCCGAAGTCCGGCGGGGGCCCTGCGGTTGGCGAACTAGAGGTTCGGGAACCAGATGGAGATCTCGCGGTCGGCGGACTCCGCGGAGTCGGAGCCGTGGACGACGTTCTCGCCGACGGTCAGGGCGAAGTCGCCGCGGATGGTGCCCGGGGTGGCCTTGGAGACCGGGTCGGTCCCGCCGGCCAGCTGACGCCATGCCTCGATGGCGCGCTCGCCCTCGACGATGCCGGCGATCAGCGGAGCGGAGGTGATGAACTCGACGAGCTCACCGAAGAAGGGCTTGTCGGAGTGCTCCGCGTAGTGCTGCTCGGCGGTGGCGCGGTCGGCGACACGCAGGTCCAGAGCGGCGAGCTTGAGGCCCTTGCGCTCGATGCGGGCGATGATCTCGCCGACGTGGCCGTTGGTGACGCCGTCCGGCTTGATCAGGATGAGAGTGCGTTCAGTCATGGCGCAGATCCTACCCGAGCCAGCAACTCTCAGCGCGCTGAGGGCGTGGGATCCCGTCAGCGCAGCTCGAGGACGGCCCGACGGGCCTCTTCGGGGGAAACGTTGCGGAACCAGAGCTGGACCTGGCGGACGGCGGCGCCCTCGTCGCCACGGTCGAGCATGGCGCGGATGGTGGCGCGCCGGTCGTCGTCGAGTTCCACGGACTGCGGGGGGCGTTGATCGGCGGTGATCTTCAGTCCCATGACCAGGAAGACACCCGCCACCAGGAGGGAGATGACGGTGGCGAGGTTGGAGACGTCGAAGAGCTTGAGGGCGAGGGCCACCACGCTGAATGCGGCGGCGAGTCCGAGGTACAGGGCGCGCATGGCAACAGCATAACCCGCCCTCCCCGACCCAAGTTGTAGACGTGTCAACATTGGGTGTTGTAGACTGGGCGCATGTCCACGACAGATTCCTTCCCGGTGAAGCACGTCCTCTCCCCCACGCCCCCGCACTGCACCGATGGCGCCAAGGTCGAGATCATCACCTCCCGCGAGGTGCCGCTCGGCGGCCCACGCGCCATGACCGTCTACCGCACCCTCCCCCAGCGCCAACGCAGCCTCATCGGCGCATGGTGCTTCGTCGACCATTACGGCCCGGACGATGTCACCGCCACCGGCGGAATGGACGTCGCCCCGCACCCGCACACCGGCCTGCAGACCGTGTCGTGGCTCTTCGAGGGCTCCATCACCCACCATGATTCCGGTGACCAGCACGCCGTCGTCCTGCCCGGGGAGGTCAACCTCATGACCGCGGGCGCCGGCATCTGCCACTCCGAGGTCTCCACCCAGGACACCGCCACGCTCCACGGCGTGCAGCTGTGGACCGTGCTTCCCGACGCGGACCGCCACGGCCCCCGCCGCTTCGACCACCACGCCCCCGAACCCGTGCTTTTCGACGGCGGCAGCGCCCTCGTCTTCCTTGGCTCCCTCCTCGGCTACGACTCCCCCGTCCCCACCTTCAGCCCGCTCGTCGGCGCCGAACTACGGCTCGACCCGGGCGCGCTGCTCGAGGTGGAGGTCAATCCGGGATTCGAACACGGCCTGCTTGTCGACACCGGCGAGATTGACCTGGAGGGCGTCCTCGTCGCCCCCACCGAGCTGGCCTACACGGGCACCGGCGAAACGGTGCTGCGCATCCGTAACCACGGCCACGTCCCGGCCCGGATGCTGTTCATCGGTGGGGAACCCTTCGACGAGGAGATCGTCATGTGGTGGAACTTCATCGGCCGCGACCACTCCGAGATCGAACAGTTCCGCACCGAATGGCAGGAGCAGGGTGAACGCTTCGGCACCACGCGCGGGTACATCGGCAAGGACCCCCACGGCCCCACCTGGTTGCCCGCGCCCACCCTGCCGCACGCAGCCATCCGGCCGCGGAGGAACCCCGAGCCCGTCGCCCGCCCCGACGAGAGGATCTGAATTGATCACCCGCCTCGCTGACCGTTTCCGCATCGACGTCGACGGCACCACCGCAGGACACACCGCCTACGTGGACTGTGCCGAGAACCGCATCTTCCACCACACCGAAATCGACGAGGAGTTCGGGGGTCGCGGCCTGGCCGGACAGCTCGTCGAGGCAGCCCTCCGCGAGAGCACCGACGCCGGGATGACCATCGTCGCCGTATGTCCCTATGTGCTCAGATGGTTGCAGAAGAACGACCCGGCCGACATCAACTGGCGCAGGCCCACCCCCGCAGAACTGATCTGGCTGAAGAAGGAGCTGGCATGAACCGCAAACCCCCGTACCTGGACAAGTTCTACCCCGACGTCTACCGGGCGCTGAACGACGTGAGCAGGAAGCTACGCGTGCTCTACCCCGACGTCGATCTGCCGCTCAGCCTCATCGAACTGGTCTCCGTCCGGGTCAGCCAGATCAACGGCTGCGGCACCTGCCTGTCCATCCACGTGCCCGCCGCCCGCAGGGCCGGCGTGCCGGAGAACAAGCTCGACGCGCTGGCCGCATGGCGGATGGTCGATGAGTTCACCGAGCAGGAGAAGGCCGCGCTCGATCTCGCGGAGACCCTGACCACGCTGCCCCAGGGTCGGGACAACTCCCGGGCCGGCGCCATCGCCTGCGACGTGTTCGCCGAGGAGCAGGTCGCGGCGCTCGAATGGGCGATCATCATGATCAACACATACAACCGGATCTCCATCGCCTCGGGGCACCCGCTGATCTCCAGGTAGGTCCCGGGCCGCGCCTGATCCTGCCCAGCTAAAGGTCGCAGGGTAAAGGTCGCGGCCGCGCCATCCTGCAACGACAAAGGTCGCAGGGAGCAGTCCCTGCGACCTTTGCCCTGCGACCTTTGGGCGCCCTACATGTGCTGGGTGGTCAGCCAGCCGCGCCTCATGCGTTCGATGAGCGTGGAGCGCAGGTGCAGCAGGTACCACCACACGATGATGAAGATGATCGCGATGACGCCGACCGAGTAGTGCACGAGGAATCCGCCCAGGAGCACGACCTGGAGGGCGAGGTTCACCGGCAGGGCCCAGCTGAAGCGCTGGAGGAAAGCCATGACGACGTGCGCGAGGCCCAGGGCGGTGATGAAAACCCAGTTGAAGGTGGTCCAGTGGACGCCGTCGTCGACTTTGAGGATCACGGTCAGGGCGAGGAGGATCGTGATGGCCTCCAGGATCAGCGTGCCCGCCATGACCCCGCGGATGCCCTTGAGCGGGTCCTTCTCGGGGGCGTGGCCGGGACCGAGGGGACTGTAATCGGACGGGTCTGCGGGGGGCCGGCTCATGCGGGGTCCTTTCCGAACAGGGTGCGGGCTTCACCCGCGGTGACCACCGATCCGGTGATCACGACGCCGGCGCCGGACTGGATGTCAGCGTCTTCGGCGAGCTCGACGGCCAGCTCGTAGGCGGAGGCGAGGTTCTCGTCGACGTGTACGCGTTCCTCTCCGAAGACGTCACGTGCGTACTCCGCCAGCACGTAGGCGTCGAGTGCACGCGGGCTCGAGTTCCGGGTGATCACGACCTCGGAGAAGTAGGGCTCCAACGCCACCAGGATGCCGCGGGCGTCTTTGTCGTCGAGCACCCCGACGACGCCGATGAGGCGGTTGAAGTTGAAGTCCCGCTCCAGTGCCTGCCCCAGCGCGGTCGCGCCGTGCGGGTTGTGGGCGGCGTCGATGAAGGTGGTCGGTGTCGAGCGCACACGCTCCAGACGGCCGGGCGAGGTGACCTGGGCGAAACCGCTGCGTACGGTACCGATGTCCAGCCGACGGCCGGGGCCCGCCCCGAAGAACGCCTCCACGGCGGCCAACGCGACGGCGGCGTTGCGCGCCTGGTGCTCGCCGGACAGCGGCAGGAAGATGTCCTCGTACTCGCCACCCAGACCACGCAGGGTGAGCTGCTGTCCACCGACGGCCACGGCGGCCTCGACGACACCGAACTCCGCGCCGGCGCGGGCGACGGCTGCGTCGACGTCGACGGCCCGCTGCAGGATCACCTTCATGGCGGCCGGCTCCTGCTCGGCGACGACAGCGACGTTGTCGGGCGGGGTGAGCAGATCGTCGGTGTCCCAGCGGGACTTGATGATGCCCGCCTTCTCCGCCGCGATCTCCTCGATCGTCTCTCCCAGGTAGTCGGTGTGATCGAGCCCCACGGGCATGATCACGGCGACGTCCGACTGGATGACGTTGGTGGCGTCCCAGGTGCCGCCCATGCCGACCTCGACGACGGCGACGTCGACGGGGGCGTCGGCGAACGCGGCGTACGCCAGCGCGGTGAGGACCTCGAACTTGGACATCCTGATGCCGGACTTCTCGTCGACGAGCTCGACGTAGGGCTGGATCTCGCGCCAGATCCGCACGTAGTCACGCGGATGGATGGGGACACCGTCGATGCCGATGCGTTCGGTGACCAGCTGCAGGTGCGGGCTGGTCGTGCGACCGGTGCGGCGGTGGAATGCGCGCAGGAGCGACTCGATCATCCGCACGGTCGAGGTCTTGCCGTTCGTCCCCGCGACGTGGATCGACGGGAAGGAGTTCTGCGGGGAACCCAGCAGATCCATGAGCATCCCGATGCGTTCCAGCGACGGGTCGATCTTCGTCTCCGGCCACCGGGTGTCCAGCTCCGCCTCGACGACGGCCAGCTCGGCGAGGTCCTCCGGGGAGACCTCAACGACCGCGGGCTTCTCGACGTCACCGAGGTCGATGTTGAGCTTCAACCCCTGGTCCGTGATCTCCACGGCCTCGTTGAGGTCGGCGAGATCAGCCAGGTCCTCGAGGTCCTCGTCATCGGCGGCGTTGTCGAGGATCTCATCTTCGCGGCTCACTTGAGTGCCTCCAGACGTGCGGTGATGCGTTCGACTTCTTCCTGTGCGACCAGCTGCCGGGTGCGGATCTTCTCGACGACCGCGTCAGGCGCCTTGGCCAGGAACGCCTCATTGCCCAGTTTCTTGACGGTGCCCTCCAGCTCCTTGTGCGCGGCGGCCAGATCCTTCTCCAGCCGCTTGCGCTCAGCCGCGACGTCGACGGTGCCGGAGGT
This sequence is a window from Corynebacterium comes. Protein-coding genes within it:
- the proB gene encoding glutamate 5-kinase, whose amino-acid sequence is MTTRPHGLPLSPYENHDDAAVGVDFPAPVVESEGNPAFGHESEMRERIAHAKKVVVKIGSSSLTNDDFTVDPNKINHIVDALQARMYNSDIIVVSSGAVAAGMGPLGLVQRPTDLATKQAAAAVGQVHLAHQWGRSFARYHRTIGQVLLTASDAGRRDRARNAQRTIDRLRQLRVVPIVNENDTVATSEFHFGDNDRLSAIVSHLISADALVLLSDVDGLYDRNPAEPDARFVSEVRTGHDLKGVVAGDGGLVGTGGMASKVAAARLASRGGVPVLLTSADNIGPALDDASVGTVFHPRENRLSAWKFWALYAADIGGTLRLDAGAVTAVTAGGTSLLAVGITAVEGEFQAGEILDIIGPDGQVVGRGEVAYDSDVLVGMLGKHTEDLPEGQRRPVVHADYLSNYASRI
- the obgE gene encoding GTPase ObgE; the protein is MSRFVDRVALHLTAGDGGHGCVSVHREKFKPLGGPDGGNGGHGGDIVLEVSPQVHTLMDFHFRPHIKAQRGTNGSGSHRNGARGEDLVLEVPVGTVVMSEKGQFLADLTVPGTRFIAAKGGFGGLGNAALASNRRKAPGFALNGEPGEQHDIILELKTMADVGLVGFPSAGKSSLISVLSAAKPKIADYPFTTLAPNLGVVNVGHESFTMADVPGLIPGASEGKGLGLDFLRHIERTSVLVHVVDTATMDPGRDPMSDIEALEAELAAYQSELASDVGLGNLRDRPRIIVLNKADVREAEELAEFLKEDLEEKFGWPVFIISAVTHKGLDPLKYKLLEIVKKDRRRRPKVAPDTEHTIIRPQAVDARRRRAPEFQVKVDPEIEGGFIVTGEKMERWITQTDFENDEAVGYLADRLAAIGVEGALLRAGAREGAHVTIGDVTFDWQPLTGSGIDPTVAGRGQDARLQSTERVSAEERKRASQARRGLIDELDYGEGEVAARERWEG
- the rpmA gene encoding 50S ribosomal protein L27, whose translation is MATKKGASSSSNGRDSEAKRLGVKRFGGQQVKAGEILVRQRGTKFHPGENVGRGGDDTLFALKSGAVEFGIRRNRRMVNIVENETVDA
- the rplU gene encoding 50S ribosomal protein L21 — protein: MYAIVKTGGKQYKVAEGDLVKVEKIEGEPGASLALTPVLLVDGANVTSKSEDLAKVSVAAEIVEHAKGPKIHILKYKNKTGYKKRQGHRQPLTVIKVTGIK
- a CDS encoding translation initiation factor IF-2 N-terminal domain-containing protein, with product MAESTEPTENANAGNVEKDALKKRRSTRKTTRKTTRREPAPENEQRPEAELRPELDPLLLENKVRVHVLAKALGRTSKELAETAAGLGLKKVAQSTLTPQEARQIVEALLPPVSQPGQAPTPEPETGEEPRDEDEIRTRVRKNVANEISQIEERVDADLAVLVHEQPEDELLEDVTPEITPMPTEQPIVEQFAPLFMAPGTEPVADEAEEDADSSASRRRRRGRRGVGRGRGAEEQQEQDAIEDEAEVAVEIAVEVADEDEQDDVDTQAHEEELPDEPVALKGSTRLEAQRRRRTEMREEGRRKKHIVSQAEFLARRESVARTMVVRERQRHDHPGLVTQVGVLEDDLLVEHFVTSETQASMIGNIYLGRVQNVLPSMEAAFIDIGKGRNGVLYAGEVDWKSTGLGGRGRRIEQALKSGDQVLVQVSKDPVGHKGARLTTQISLAGRYLVYVPGGRSAGISRKLPGPERKRLKEILGRVVPGQGGAIIRTAAENVPEEAIAADVDRLHRLWEDIQDRADRELNARGSKPITMYEEPDMLVKVIRDLFNEDFTSLTVDGDRAWNTVHAYVKSVAPDLLDRLQRYNRNDNGGQDAFEQYRVDEQLQKALNRKVWLPSGGSLVIDRTEAMIVVDVNTGKFTGSGGNLEETVTRNNLEAAEEIVRQMRLRDLGGMIVVDFIDMVLPENQELVLRRLKEALGRDRTRHQVSEVTSLGLVQMTRKRLGTGLLETFSTECEHCNGRGLILHEDPVEEPVEFEDRPRRSPAKPEPAPTRHPVVVAIKREDEAVDIEELAAAVVITPDEDEQESDSRRRRSRRGRRGTSRGRAAESPEVLEVPEAPEVPQASDIEAIVSAAIERADELDPEEPSGADYVLAARSGEKTFQQAMAEFESSPRRRRRTRGHSRSDHRPKPEDFPGSAATGPVAKAEETMIKVQEEREETPTGTEQASSRSRGRRRVSRSARGEQAQQDQQDQQAGRPEPQQPVEDVAEEKSHRNSPSEVSSGAPTRTRGRRRAVRRTTTAAEEAPQVRDEVREQRPERKQDVPEGGVEKRTTRGRRRVTRRSSTR
- the ndk gene encoding nucleoside-diphosphate kinase, whose amino-acid sequence is MTERTLILIKPDGVTNGHVGEIIARIERKGLKLAALDLRVADRATAEQHYAEHSDKPFFGELVEFITSAPLIAGIVEGERAIEAWRQLAGGTDPVSKATPGTIRGDFALTVGENVVHGSDSAESADREISIWFPNL
- a CDS encoding pirin family protein, producing the protein MSTTDSFPVKHVLSPTPPHCTDGAKVEIITSREVPLGGPRAMTVYRTLPQRQRSLIGAWCFVDHYGPDDVTATGGMDVAPHPHTGLQTVSWLFEGSITHHDSGDQHAVVLPGEVNLMTAGAGICHSEVSTQDTATLHGVQLWTVLPDADRHGPRRFDHHAPEPVLFDGGSALVFLGSLLGYDSPVPTFSPLVGAELRLDPGALLEVEVNPGFEHGLLVDTGEIDLEGVLVAPTELAYTGTGETVLRIRNHGHVPARMLFIGGEPFDEEIVMWWNFIGRDHSEIEQFRTEWQEQGERFGTTRGYIGKDPHGPTWLPAPTLPHAAIRPRRNPEPVARPDERI
- a CDS encoding GNAT family N-acetyltransferase is translated as MITRLADRFRIDVDGTTAGHTAYVDCAENRIFHHTEIDEEFGGRGLAGQLVEAALRESTDAGMTIVAVCPYVLRWLQKNDPADINWRRPTPAELIWLKKELA
- a CDS encoding carboxymuconolactone decarboxylase family protein → MNRKPPYLDKFYPDVYRALNDVSRKLRVLYPDVDLPLSLIELVSVRVSQINGCGTCLSIHVPAARRAGVPENKLDALAAWRMVDEFTEQEKAALDLAETLTTLPQGRDNSRAGAIACDVFAEEQVAALEWAIIMINTYNRISIASGHPLISR
- a CDS encoding DUF4233 domain-containing protein, with amino-acid sequence MSRPPADPSDYSPLGPGHAPEKDPLKGIRGVMAGTLILEAITILLALTVILKVDDGVHWTTFNWVFITALGLAHVVMAFLQRFSWALPVNLALQVVLLGGFLVHYSVGVIAIIFIIVWWYLLHLRSTLIERMRRGWLTTQHM
- the folC gene encoding bifunctional tetrahydrofolate synthase/dihydrofolate synthase gives rise to the protein MSREDEILDNAADDEDLEDLADLADLNEAVEITDQGLKLNIDLGDVEKPAVVEVSPEDLAELAVVEAELDTRWPETKIDPSLERIGMLMDLLGSPQNSFPSIHVAGTNGKTSTVRMIESLLRAFHRRTGRTTSPHLQLVTERIGIDGVPIHPRDYVRIWREIQPYVELVDEKSGIRMSKFEVLTALAYAAFADAPVDVAVVEVGMGGTWDATNVIQSDVAVIMPVGLDHTDYLGETIEEIAAEKAGIIKSRWDTDDLLTPPDNVAVVAEQEPAAMKVILQRAVDVDAAVARAGAEFGVVEAAVAVGGQQLTLRGLGGEYEDIFLPLSGEHQARNAAVALAAVEAFFGAGPGRRLDIGTVRSGFAQVTSPGRLERVRSTPTTFIDAAHNPHGATALGQALERDFNFNRLIGVVGVLDDKDARGILVALEPYFSEVVITRNSSPRALDAYVLAEYARDVFGEERVHVDENLASAYELAVELAEDADIQSGAGVVITGSVVTAGEARTLFGKDPA